One genomic window of Cupriavidus sp. P-10 includes the following:
- a CDS encoding carboxymuconolactone decarboxylase family protein, whose protein sequence is MFDMKDLARLRKLDENAPEAMKSFRAFDHAAFADGALSAQQKQIIAVAVALTTQCPYCIALHTKAAHDAGATNAQLAEAALVAAAIRAGGAVTHATHLFRD, encoded by the coding sequence ATGTTTGATATGAAGGATCTTGCCCGTTTGAGGAAGCTGGACGAAAACGCTCCTGAAGCGATGAAGAGCTTCCGTGCATTTGACCACGCAGCTTTTGCCGACGGCGCGCTTTCGGCGCAGCAGAAACAGATTATTGCGGTGGCCGTGGCGCTGACGACGCAGTGCCCGTATTGCATCGCCCTGCATACCAAGGCCGCCCACGATGCCGGCGCCACCAATGCGCAACTTGCAGAAGCCGCACTCGTCGCCGCCGCCATCCGGGCGGGCGGTGCGGTCACGCATGCCACGCACCTGTTCCGAGACTGA